From Sulfurospirillum tamanense:
TTATTGTCGATACCTTCGTTTCTATTTACAAAGTAAAATCCTACACGGCTGAGTTTAAAAGTGGCCATGACTTGCAACATAGTTCTCTTCACTGGGATGCCACTATGAGAGCCTTTGAAATCATCGGCGAGTCACTTAACTATCTTTTGGAGGATGAAAACTTTGAAAACCTTTCTCCTTCGTATTTTCGAAAAATTGTTAATTTTAGAAACGTCATTGCTCATGGCTACTTTGGTATTGATGCTGAAGAGGTGTGGGACATAATAACGCAAAAACTTGAAGATTTAAACAAAGACCTTCTTCGTGTGGCGAACGCCCAGTTTGATATAAAAGAGGCCTTAGTGTCAACCATTAAAGAATATTCTGCGCGAGATGAAAAAATTACCCGCTATCTTCAAACGTTGCTTTAAATATCCTAAGATTCATAGTTTGCTAGCAAAGTAACCTTGGCGCCACTTTTACAAAAAGCAGTAAAACTGTTTTCTCTTCCTGTTTTCCCAAGCGTGTTAAGCAAAACTAACTACTTTTTTATGTTACCATCACCCCCTATCTTACCAAAAGGAGAAATGATGCTACGAAGTATCATGTTGTTTTTGTTTTTAGCAGTTGCCCTCTGGGCCAAGGTAAACCTCAACACTGCGACTGCGGAAGAGCTAGCGACTCTCAAGGGCCTTGGTGAAAAAAAGGCTACCGCTATCATTACCTATCGTGAAGCAAATGGTGGTTTTAAAAGTGTTGAAGAACTTGCCAGCGTCAAAGGCATTGGTGAAAAAACCGTCGAGTCTTTAAAAGAATCTATCGAAGTCAAGTAGTCCAAAAGGCCCAAACTCTTGGGCCGCTTTTTGTTCAGCTTGCCTTGAGCTCATGGTTTATTTTGTAAGTAATAATCCCACTAAGTGAGATGTCTTCGTCTATGCTCTCAAAATGCACCCCAATACCTCCGCCAATGAGCCGGTAAGTCAAAAGCTCTTCCTTTGAAGCTTTTTGTATTTTTTTGGTGTAGTTGTAGGGGATGGTCAAAATGTCGCCACTTTGAAGATAAACATAAATCTTGTCTCCAAAATCAAGCCTACTGATGAAAGTGTGCATTCCAAGCTCCTATAAGTTCTTCTTGATGTTTTTTTATGATGCTTATTATCTTTTTCTCATCATTTTTAGTAAATTTTTGTTTAGCAGTAACGTTTAGTGTTTCAAGCTCCACTCTCATGTACCCATCGCCTTTTTCCACGTGAATGTGTACGGGTTCATGCTCATCACTAAAAAAGAAAAATCTAAAGCCATCAATCCTAAGCACGGTGGGCAAGACATCCTCCTTGGATAGT
This genomic window contains:
- a CDS encoding DUF4160 domain-containing protein; the encoded protein is MEKGDGYMRVELETLNVTAKQKFTKNDEKKIISIIKKHQEELIGAWNAHFHQ
- a CDS encoding DUF2442 domain-containing protein, which gives rise to MHTFISRLDFGDKIYVYLQSGDILTIPYNYTKKIQKASKEELLTYRLIGGGIGVHFESIDEDISLSGIITYKINHELKAS
- a CDS encoding ComEA family DNA-binding protein produces the protein MLRSIMLFLFLAVALWAKVNLNTATAEELATLKGLGEKKATAIITYREANGGFKSVEELASVKGIGEKTVESLKESIEVK
- a CDS encoding HepT-like ribonuclease domain-containing protein, yielding IVDTFVSIYKVKSYTAEFKSGHDLQHSSLHWDATMRAFEIIGESLNYLLEDENFENLSPSYFRKIVNFRNVIAHGYFGIDAEEVWDIITQKLEDLNKDLLRVANAQFDIKEALVSTIKEYSARDEKITRYLQTLL